ATCAGCGAGCAATTTCAATGGAACTTCAACTGCGTTCCACCGGATCCTCTTCTTCTCGAGCCCGGATATCAACCGCATCTGCTGCAGACGTTGCAGGACCAAGTTCTACTGATGGAACGCAGTCGCAGGCAGACACACCAAAAGGAGGAAACAATACAGACACCATCGCTAACTCTAGACCACAGCGTACTAATGCACTTCGTTGTTACTCTTGTGGGGAACGTGGACACATCCAAACAGCTTGTCCTAAACATACTAAGCGTGGCCTCGTCATTCAGGAAGCTGAAGATGATGAACCGAAGTACGATGACTATGATGCTACAGATGAGGACGATACAGAGTTAATACAAGGAGACACTGGCCTTAACCTAGTCCTCCGTCGCAATTGCCTCCTTCCTAGAGCCTCGCAAGAATCGTGGCTACGCACAAACTTGTTCCGCTCCACGTGTACTATCAATGGACGTGTCTGCAAACTTATCATAGACTCTGGCAGTTGCACTAATGTGATGTCCTTGGAAGCAACTCAGAAGCTTGGCCTCACCGTGACGCCTCACCCTTCGCCATATCCGCTTGCGTGGTTGACCAACGGCACGGAAATCAACGTTACTAAGCAAGTTCTCGTCTCTTTCTCTATCGGAAATTACAAAGACTCAGTCACTTGTGATGTTATTCCTATGGATGCTTGTCACCTGCTTTTGGGACGACCTTGGCAGTTCGACCGTGATGCTATTCATCGTGGTAAGGCTAACACTTACAGTTTTGTTTTTGAGAATCGAACGATTACTCTTGCCCCGTCCAAAGAGCAACCAGACATAAGTTCTCCGTCCAACAGAGTTCCTAGCAATCACGCGACGTCTTCTGCAAAATCTCTGCTAACTCTTCCCAAGAGCGATTTTGAGAAACAGTTACTCGGCGAAGAAGTTCTTTGGGCTCTGGTCGCTACACCAGTAACGCCTCCAGGAGCTACCACACCATCGGCACCATTCGCCCCAATCCTCCAGGAGTTCAGTGATGTTTTCCCGGCGGAGCTTCCTGGCGACTTGCCACCGTTACGAGACATCCAGCATCACATTGATTTGGTCCCTAACGCCGTACTACCCAATAGACCTCATTATCGAATGAGTCCTCAGGAGCATGACGAGCTTCGTCGTCAAGTTGAGGAGCTTCTCCAGAAGGGCTATATTCGTGAGAGCTTAAGTCCTGCTGCAGTACCGGCTCTACTCATTCCAAAGAAAGATGGATCATGGAGAATGTGTGTTGACAGTCGAGCAATCAACAAGATCACGGTTCGTTATAGGTTTCCCATTCCACGTCTAGACGACCTTCTTGATCAAATTGGTAAGGCGACAATTTTTTCTAAGCTGGacttgaagagtggttatcaccaaaTCCGTATACGACCAGGAGATGAATGGAAGACCGCTTTCAAGACGCGTGAGGGTCTTTTTGAATGGACGGTCATGCCTTTTGGGCTCTCCAATGCACCAAGTACGTTCATGCGAGTCATGAATCAGGCACTTCGTCCTTTTATTGGCAAATATGTGGTCGTATATTTTGACGACATCCTGATTTTTAGCAACGATCTGCCTAGCCATTTGTTGCACTTACGAACTGTTCTGGAAGTCCTCCGGCGTGAGAAACTCTATGGCGCACTACACAAGTGTGTTTTTGGCGAGGATCATGTTCTCTTTTTAGGATATATAGTCTCCAGCAAAGGTTTACAAGTTGACCCAAGCAAGGTGGAAGCTATTCAGTCTTGGCCGACACCTCGTTCTATCACTGAAATACGAAGCTTTCATGGCCTTGTTTCTTTTTACAGGAGATTCGTGAATCAATTTAGTAATATTGCGGCACCTCTGACGGATTGCATGAAAGGTTCTTCGTTTGTTTGGACGGCAGAAGCTAATCGGGCATTTGAAGATCTCAAGCAACGACTGGTATCTGCTCAGGTATTGGCTTTGCCTGACTTCACTCAGGTCTTTGAACTACATTGTGATGCGTGTAAGTTCGGAATTGGTGCGGTCCTTAGCCAATCGGGTCGCCCTGTTGCTTTCTTTAGCGAAAAGATAGCTGGTTCCCGTGCTCGTTACAGCACGTATGACGTGGAGTTTTATGCTATTGTGCAAGCTATAAAACATTGGAGACATTATCTCTTTCATCAAGAATTCATCCTCTACACTGATCATGATGCCTTAAAACACTTGGGAAGTCAGGATAAAATTTCGTCAAGACATGCCTCTTGGATAGCTTTCCTTCAGCAGTTCACTTTTGTGATTAAGCATCTGTCGGGTAAATCCAACAAGGTAGCGGATGCTTTAAGTCGCAGACATGCCTTGCTGTCCACGATGCAAGTTTCGGTGCCGGGCTTTGCTGTCTTGTCCGATCTTTATGCATCAGATCCCTATTTCGGTCCGATTTGGTCTACCTTACAGGATGGCGTTCATGCTGAGTTCGTCCTACAAGACGATTTTATTTTTCGTGGCACTCGTCTGTGCATTCCAGAGAGCAGTTTGCGCCTTAAAATTATTAAGGAGTTGCATGAGGAAGGGCACGTCGGTCGGGATCGTACACTGCAGTTGGTCGTGGATGCTTACTTCTGGCCTTCTTTGCGCCGGGATGTGTATCGTTTTGTGGAACGCTGTGTTATTTGTCATCGTTCTAAAGGTCATGCTTCTAACTCGGGTCTGTACTTACCACTTCCTATTCCAACACAGCCGTGGTCCGATGTAAGTATGGACTTTGTTTTGGGACTTCCTCGTACTCAACGTGGGCATGATTCCATCTTTGTGGTGGTTGATCGTTTTTCgaagatggctcattttatcCCGTGTAAGAAGACTACTGACGCCGTACAAGTGGCTGGACTTTTTTTCCGAGAGATCTATCGCCTTCATGGTCTGCCATTGTCCATTGTCTCGGATAGAGATTCTCGTTTTCTCAGCCATTTTTGGCGTTCTTTGTGGCGTCTCCTCCGTACAAGTCTTGATATGAGCTCTGCCTACCATCCTCAAACAGATGGTCAGACTGAAGTTACCAACCGTACGTTGGGAGATATGCTACGTTGTCTCGTCGTTGACAACATCAGGTCGTGGGACTCGGTTTTGTGTCAGGTAGAATTCGCTCATAACCATGCTATCAACAAGAGTACCCGCTTCAGCCCTTTCCGTGTGGTTTATGGTATTGTTCCCCGTGGTCCTCTGGCTCTAGGCGTAGCTCCGGACGCTTCTCGTGATCATGGTCAAGCTATGGATTTCGTGGCTAATATGTCTGTTATCCATTCTCAAGTCCATGATAATTTACAGCTCTCTTCGGCGAAATACAAAGCTAATGCTGATCGCCACAAAAGGGATTTGCAGTTCAAGGTTGGGGATCGTGTCTGGGCGGTTCTTACTCGTGAGCGTTTTGCACCTGGAGAGTATAACAAATTGAAGTCTCGGAAGATTGGTCCTTTGGAGGTTGTTGAGAAGATAAATGCTAATGCGTATCGTCTTTTGTTACCTTCGTCTGCACGTTTTTCTGATGTTTTCAATGTTAAACATCTCATTCCGTTTATTGATCATGACGACACTGAAGATCCGAGGACGGATCTTTCCCTACCCCGGGTGACCTGATGCAGCGTGGATCATCCTTTTCTCTTTaggttttggttttcttttctttttaactttgGTTTTACCTTTACTCTACGTGTTTAGGAATAAGACTTATAGATATGGTCATGGGATCATTATCTCTAAGGACTTAGGTCTTTTGTTAACTATATATAGTGATCTCTTGGCTTTGTAAGAGACACAACTTATGAATTTATAAAACAGAAGCTTTGCTTTTACTCTCTTGTTTACGGATAGATCTAGGTGATCTCAACGGAAACGAGCTCGTAGTTCTTTTGGGCATTCTCAGACTAAACAATCGCAACTACATCTATCGGTTACTATCGCACACTCTATCACATACCCACCTCCACATATgcataatttaatattaatatatacaatcTTTATATCCTAGATTAGGATTCCTAATGATACTTCACAAAAAACTACTAATCAATTTAActtagtttaattaaaattatactaaGATAGTCTCAGGATTGGTCCTTTTCATTTTACGGAGTATACCAAATCGACACCGGTTAAAAAGAATTTACCACAaccaaataacaaaataaataataaaaccaaaccaattaaTTGGTTCACCACCTCTCATCTGATATGCAAGAACATCGTTCATTACACTCTCAACAATACATTTCACTGAAACTATGCACACAAGTTAATATAAAAAACGTTACAACTTGCAGATTAGAAGTAAAgattcaaataaaaaacttgATGAGTTAGTTTCATTGTTTCTTTCAAGTGGCAATAGGTTTCTTATGAGACTGCACTGAGAAACAAACACACTTAGCTTTCATCGCTTCAGCTTCACTCACATACTCTCTCAACTTGTATTCCTCCTGTTTAAACGAAGGAGGAACCTTCCCTTCACTATAACACTGGCTACACAAACTAAACCGAGCCTTCACTTCCTTAAACCGAGATCCAATAATCGGATACCGACAAACCGAACACACTTGGTTCCCATGCCGGTTTCTGTCGTTACTCTCCAGTTTAATAACCGTAGACATGATGCCAAACCCCCAATCAGGATCATCCAACATGTCTAGAAACTGACTAAACGTTACTGTCACGGAGGAGGAAccagcttctccttcttcttcaccgtGAACTTCTAACATCTCACTCATCCCCTGCGATGGAATGTAGATAGCTCTCAAGAGCTTGATGTACTTGTCAGCATCCGCTTTTGTAATCTGAGAACTTCCTTCGTTCACTGGTCTCCACATAAGCGCCTCGAAGGCAACTCTCTTGCGTTTGCCTGAATGTCCACCGCACAGAGGCGCAATCACTGCGTAGAACATGCCCATGTCGACTCTTCCAGACCCTGAGTCATCAAGAACCGAGAGGATCCTCTCGTTTATGGCCTTTATAGCTCCTTGAAAAGCCTCAGGCTTCAAGGAAGTAAGGAGACGCCTGAGGATCTCCTCTACATTGGGTTTCCGTACTGATTTGGTCGGCCCTCCGCTTCCCGAATAGGACACAGGAACATCCTTGTCTCTCATCTCCTTTCTCACAGCCTCCACGTCGCATTTGCCAAGCCTTGTGACCTTCTGAAAGGCTTTGATTCGAAGAGCTATGGCTAGATCAGGCCTCAGAGTTGTTTTCTCTCCCACGGTTTTGAACTTAGAAGCTTCCACGACGATAAAACCACCTTCTCCTCCATTGTTCTTACCCTTCTTCTGCAAATGTTTCAGATGAGATACAGCATCATGCAACTCAACGCGGTTAGTCAGCTTCAAAGCTTCCTTAAGCGCCTTTTTAGCTTCTTCAGTCTCACCAGCACCGAGCAAAGAAACAGCTTTGTTTAATTGCGCAAGCCAATGGTTAGGCCACAGAGCTAAAACCCTAGCGTACATCTCAGAAGCTCTCTGAAACCTACCTAAATCCATGTAAAGCCCACCTAGATTATACAAAGCATCGACATGGCCAGGTTTCAAGTCTATAGCCCTCTGGAAAACCTCAATACCCCTCTCGTCTTCCCCAAGAGAATGCAAGGAAGAAGCTAGATCACAATGAGCATCAGCGTAATCCGGTTTCAAGAATATAGCTTCCTCCAAGGCCTTAACCGCCGCTCTACACTCTCCCACACCGAGCAACGCACTACCTAGTAGCTTCAACGCTCTATAATGCGTTGGACACAGAATCGCAGCTTCTCTATAATACTCACACGCGCTCAAAACCATACCTTCACCTTCCAGGGAGATACCGAGGTTGACGTATATCTGAGGAAGCAGGTAAGACCATTGGTTCACTCCACCGGACTCAGCAGCTTCCAAGGCCAACAAGAACTCGTCTTTAGCTTctctgcatctccccaaaacgtAGAGACAGTTCCCTGATTTGAAATGAGGTCTCACGTCAGTAGGCTGGAGCTCGCAAGCTCTCTTGAAGCTAACGAGCGCTTCTTTGAATAACTGGTGCTTGTACAACACTTTACCGATCGCCATGTGTCCATCGAAGGCTTCCTCTCTCGATCTAGCTCCATCTGCTCTGCTTCTCAACGCTCCCAGCTCCTTGACAAAGACCGAGTAGTCGTGACTCGACTCTTCGTAGTAGACTCTCTTGTCCGAGACTTCGGAGGAAGACGGACCTAACTCTTTAGACCAACCTCCGTCTGAAAACGCATCAGCAGCATTGTTGTTGTTAAAGCTCCCGTCTTTCTCCTGTTTCGACTTCAATCTCTTCACTAAAATCTCCAAATCGTCCACCAGCTTCCACGTGTCGTCGAACACGATCCCGTGATTGGGAGAAACCGCCCAAGCCTCCGTCCTCTGTTTCCTCTGCTTCTCCACATCTCTCTCCTCTGTAATAGAAGACGACGAAGCCTCCTCCTCGGAGAGTTTTGTAACCTCCTCATTTAGCTCGAGCCCTAAGGCTTCGAAGTCTCTGTCGACGTCTCCTGCGCCGTCGTCGTAAGTACGGAGGAGACCTTCGTGGGTCAGACCCTTGTTTGGATCGATGAACTCTGCGTAGGTTCTGAAGACTTCGTCGAGGATCGCGTTGATCTGCTCGTCGCTGAATTTGACCCTGGGGTTCACGGCAACGACGAGGGACGCCATCTCTTCCCGGTCGAGCCCGCCGTCGCGGTTCTTGTCGAACTGGTGGAAGATTCTCTTGACTTTCTCCGATCTGTTTCTTCCTCTGTTCgccatttgttttgtttttgagtaAAGTTTCagcctttttttttggtttatttcttCTCCAGTAGAACAGAGGATTCAGGGATTGAGATAATTACAGAGACcccagaagaagaaaagaatcaaAATGCAGGTAGCCGGGATTTGATCTATTTCGCTCCGTTAAAGCTTCTCTCTGTTTTGCCTccttgtaagaaaaaaaaataaagtaataaaaacCAAAGTGTTGATAATGTTAATGAAATGGTCCAATATCCAAAGGACTACACAAGCTGTTTTAGTTTTGTCTGTCTTTGTGTGTAGGCAGATAGTGGACAGCAGTGTCAAATTTTGGACAGCAGTCAATTTTGTTGACATTTTATTACCTGAtcctattttatttaatttagcaATTTCTTATGAACTATTGTTGGTTTAATAATTA
This portion of the Raphanus sativus cultivar WK10039 unplaced genomic scaffold, ASM80110v3 Scaffold3813, whole genome shotgun sequence genome encodes:
- the LOC108837418 gene encoding uncharacterized TPR repeat-containing protein At1g05150, with amino-acid sequence MANRGRNRSEKVKRIFHQFDKNRDGGLDREEMASLVVAVNPRVKFSDEQINAILDEVFRTYAEFIDPNKGLTHEGLLRTYDDGAGDVDRDFEALGLELNEEVTKLSEEEASSSSITEERDVEKQRKQRTEAWAVSPNHGIVFDDTWKLVDDLEILVKRLKSKQEKDGSFNNNNAADAFSDGGWSKELGPSSSEVSDKRVYYEESSHDYSVFVKELGALRSRADGARSREEAFDGHMAIGKVLYKHQLFKEALVSFKRACELQPTDVRPHFKSGNCLYVLGRCREAKDEFLLALEAAESGGVNQWSYLLPQIYVNLGISLEGEGMVLSACEYYREAAILCPTHYRALKLLGSALLGVGECRAAVKALEEAIFLKPDYADAHCDLASSLHSLGEDERGIEVFQRAIDLKPGHVDALYNLGGLYMDLGRFQRASEMYARVLALWPNHWLAQLNKAVSLLGAGETEEAKKALKEALKLTNRVELHDAVSHLKHLQKKGKNNGGEGGFIVVEASKFKTVGEKTTLRPDLAIALRIKAFQKVTRLGKCDVEAVRKEMRDKDVPVSYSGSGGPTKSVRKPNVEEILRRLLTSLKPEAFQGAIKAINERILSVLDDSGSGRVDMGMFYAVIAPLCGGHSGKRKRVAFEALMWRPVNEGSSQITKADADKYIKLLRAIYIPSQGMSEMLEVHGEEEGEAGSSSVTVTFSQFLDMLDDPDWGFGIMSTVIKLESNDRNRHGNQVCSVCRYPIIGSRFKEVKARFSLCSQCYSEGKVPPSFKQEEYKLREYVSEAEAMKAKCVCFSVQSHKKPIAT